One Hordeum vulgare subsp. vulgare chromosome 4H, MorexV3_pseudomolecules_assembly, whole genome shotgun sequence DNA window includes the following coding sequences:
- the LOC123449141 gene encoding transcription initiation factor IIF subunit alpha-like: MGSAADLVMKAACDACGKASELYSTACRHATLCNSCAADMARSRARCNVCAAPITNVIREYNVRVDTAAGKALSIAKFNTGVPPISKMKGGGNKWSLRKDGPTPGRQLTADMREKYYNRKPWILEDDTGEYQYQSQLEASQSATATYYLLIRRGKEFDAVPVGSWYNFSKIAQYKQLTLEEAEEKMNKRRSNATGYERWMMKTATHGAAAFGSDLKDLGDAKGKAAGGVQSKKESSNEDGNHSDKGEEDEEEGVAKKAVRGLTTRGVDDEEEGGKEDLDLEDEIEIGDDWEHEETFTDDDEALDIEPEERPDLADTENPTGPDIKQDDDENEQGAGGGLSKSGKELKKLLRRADGQSESDDEDEGDTDEDESPLSVLAPKLEDQFGSKPQENNTAKLTATELSASTPPATRSNQKRKSGGDGAKTLNRAAIKKPKTEPEAKTLGVKEEPPSSVEPISKAYASAGSDTDTSAITEEEIIRVLRATAPVRSQDFVPRFKARIRTPEDKKHFHDIMMKYAYSHKTNGVSYLHLRKETTSAIIEEEIIRVLRAIAPVRSQDFVLKFKDRIRTEEDKKHFHDIVMKFTYSHKTNNVSYLHLRKEYE; encoded by the exons ATGGGGAGCGCCGCCGACCTGGTGATGAAGGCGGCGTGCGACGCCTGCGGCAAGGCGTCCGAGCTCTACAGCACCGCCTGCCGCCACGCCACCCTCTGCAACTCCTGCGCCGCCGACATGGCGCGCTCGCGCGCGCGCTGCAACGTCTGCGCCGCCCCCATCACCAACGTCATACGG GAGTACAATGTCCGGGTGGATACCGCCGCGGGGAAGGCCCTTTCCATAGCCAAATTCAACACCGGCGTGCCGCCCATCTCGAAGATGAAGGGTGGGGGGAACAAGTGGTCTCTTCGCAAGGATGGCCCGACGCCAGGGCGTCAGCTTACTGCCGATATGCGG GAGAAGTACTACAACAGAAAGCCATGGATATTAGAAGATGATACAGGTGAATATCAGTACCAAAGTCAACTTGAGGCATCACAATCTGCAACTGCTACATACTATCTGCTGATTAGGCGCGGCAAGGAGTTCGATGCTGTTCCTGTTGGTTCCTG GTATAACTTCAGTAAAATTGCACAGTACAAACAGCTGACTttggaagaagctgaagagaagaTGAATAAAAGGAGAAGCAATGCAACTGGGTATGAACGATGGATGATGAAGACAGCTACACATGGAGCTGCTGCCTTTGGTTCGGATCTGAAGGATCTTGGTGATGCAAAGGGCAAGGCGGCAGGTGGGGTCCAATCCAAGAAAGAAAGTAGCAATGAGGATGGGAATCACTCTGATaaaggcgaggaggacgaagaagAGGGAGTTGCAAAGAAAGCTGTGCGTGGGCTTACTACGAGGGGCGtggatgatgaagaggaaggcGGAAAAGAAGACCTTGATTTGGAGGATGAGATTGAGATAG GTGATGATTGGGAGCATGAAGAGACCTTCACTGATGATGATGAGGCTCTGGATATTGAACCAGAGGAAAGACCTGATTTGGCTGATACTGAAAACCCTACTGGACCAGATATTAAGCAG GATGATGACGAGAATGAACAAGGAGCTGGTGGTGGCCTCAGCAAGTCCGGTAAGGAACTAAAAAAGCTGCTCCGCCGTGCTGATGGACAAAGTGAGTCCGATGACGAAGACGAAGGCGACACTGAT GAAGATGAGTCACCATTGTCAGTACTTGCTCCAAAACTGGAAGATCAATTCGGAAGCAAACCACAGGAAAACAACACTGCTAAACTAACAGCAACAGAACTTTCTGCTAGCACTCCACCTGCAACCAGGTCCAATCAGAAAAGGAAATCCGGAGGTGATGGTGCAAAAACTTTGAATCGTGCAGCGATAAAAAAGCCAAAGACAGAACCT GAAGCTAAAACATTAGGTGTCAAGGAGGAGCCACCCTCTTCCGTGGAACCTATTTCAAAAGCATATGCTTCAGCAGGCAGTGATACAGATACATCTGCAATTACAGAGGAGGAAATCATAAGAGTACTTCGTGCAACTGCCCCTGTCAGATCGCAAGATTTTGTACCCAGGTTTAAGGCCAGAATAAGAACTCCAGAG GACAAGAAACATTTTCATGACATTATGATGAAATATGCGTACTCGCACAAGACCAACGGTGTCAGCTATCTTCACCTTCGGAAGGA GACTACTTCTGCAATTATAGAGGAGGAAATCATAAGAGTACTTCGTGCAATTGCCCCCGTCAGATCACAAGATTTTGTACTCAAATTTAAGGATAGAATAAGAACTGAAGAG GACAAGAAACATTTTCATGACATTGTGATGAAATTTACGTACTCGCACAAGACCAACAACGTCAGCTATCTTCACCTTCGAAAGGAGTATGAATGA
- the LOC123449142 gene encoding receptor-like serine/threonine-protein kinase At2g45590 produces MPSRQPPPPDASPPPAAAAAAVVDELRSRGGHQLPVSAVASAAAAALLLAAFALFVWLRRGRKKRSAAATAAATQPAPALLRRLSYQQLRRATGSFAAGSKLGQGGFGPVFRGALPRSGQPVAVKVMNAAGSLQGEREFHNELSLASHLVGSGHGSTPSILLPFAYSLSAHPCRRRMMLVYDLMPNGSLQDALLGKRCPELVSQWPRRLAVARDVAAALHYLHFVVHPPVIHGDVKPSNVLLDSELRARLSDFGLARIKSEEEDELDSGVLGDNAVGNGNPGGGCHDDVSVAGESMTAIVVNGEDGATKSPEDDEGFTAASHAEAASTSGCDKTSVGSGFNGRTCNGGASGARSDWWWRQDNAAGSGGGGVKDYVMEWIRSEIKKERPKSDWIAGASTTTPTTSAEKKKPKRRAREWWREEYADELTKKQKRRALAKSKSDAGVMTGMQWWEKDCDLEEKGRSRWTMMKSWSRRSGNGNGTIDWWADGVRSSRDWASTEFVPKSGGAVSSTPSMRGTVCYVAPEYGGGGPLSEKCDMYSFGVLLLVLISGRRPLQMTASPMSEFEKASLISWARHLAHVGRLLDLVDSALLDVNRDQALLCITVALLCIQRSPTRRPSSEEVLEMLSGEGEPPHLPVEFSPSPPGGFPLRSRRKGR; encoded by the coding sequence ATGCCCTCGCGCCAGCCCCCGCCGCCCGATGCCTCCCCACCCCCCGCCGCCGCAGCCGCGGCCGTCGTTGATGAGCTCCGATCTCGCGGCGGCCACCAGCTCCCAGTCTCCGCAGTCGCCTCCGCCGCCGCGGCAGCGCTTCTCCTGGCGGCCTTCGCCCTCTTCGTCTGGCTGCGGCGCGGGAGGAAGAAGCGGTCCGCTGCGGCGACGGCCGCCGCGACGCAGCCCGCGCCCGCCCTGCTGCGGAGGCTGTCGTACCAGCAGCTGCGGCGCGCCACGGGCAGCTTCGCGGCCGGGAGCAAGCTTGGGCAGGGCGGATTCGGTCCCGTCTTCCGCGGCGCGCTGCCCAGGTCGGGCCAGCCCGTGGCCGTCAAGGTCATGAACGCCGCGGGGTCCCTCCAGGGCGAGCGCGAGTTCCACAACGAGCTCTCCCTCGCCTCCCACCTCGTCGGCTCCGGCCACGGCTCCACGCCCTCCATCCTCCTGCCCTTCGCCTACTCGCTCTCCGCGCACCCCTGCCGCCGCCGGATGATGCTCGTCTACGACCTCATGCCCAACGGGTCGCTGCAGGACGCGCTGCTGGGGAAGAGGTGCCCCGAGCTGGTGTCCCAGTGGCCGCGCCGGCTCGCCGTCGCCCGCGACGTGGCCGCCGCGCTCCATTACCTCCATTTCGTTGTGCATCCGCCGGTCATCCATGGGGACGTCAAGCCTAGCAATGTGTTGCTGGATAGCGAGCTCCGCGCCCGCCTCTCAGATTTCGGCCTCGCACGGAtcaagtctgaagaagaagatgagttaGATAGTGGCGTGCTTGGGGACAATGCGGTTGGAAATGGGAATCCAGGTGGTGGATGCCATGATGATGTGTCAGTGGCCGGCGAGAGCATGACTGCTATTGTAGTGAATGGGGAAGACGGTGCCACCAAGTCTCCGGAGGATGATGAGGGGTTCACTGCTGCCTCGCATGCAGAGGCGGCATCAACTTCCGGATGTGATAAAACCAGTGTTGGTAGTGGATTTAATGGTCGAACCTGCAATGGTGGAGCATCAGGAGCTAGGAGTGACTGGTGGTGGCGTCAAGATAATGCTGCCggcagtggtggtggcggtgttAAGGATTATGTGATGGAATGGATTAGGTCGGAGATCAAGAAGGAGAGACCGAAGAGCGATTGGATTGCGGGAGCGTCTACAACCACCCCTACCACCTCAGCAGAAAAGAAGAAGCCAAAGCGTAGGGCACGGGAGTGGTGGCGTGAGGAGTATGCCGATGAACTCACCAAGAAGCAAAAACGGCGGGCACTTGCTAAGTCAAAGAGCGATGCTGGCGTGATGACTGGCATGCAGTGGTGGGAGAAGGATTGTGATTTAGAGGAGAAGGGACGTTCAAGGTGGACGATGATGAAAAGCTGGAGTCGGAGGAGTGGCAACGGCAATGGCACCATTGATTGGTGGGCTGATGGTGTAAGGAGTAGCAGGGATTGGGCTAGTACAGAATTTGTGCCTAAGAGTGGTGGAGCAGTGAGCAGCACACCAAGCATGCGTGGCACAGTCTGTTATGTGGCTCCTGAGTACGGTGGCGGAGGGCCTCTGTCGGAGAAATGCGATATGTACAGCTTCGGTGTCTTGTTGTTAGTTCTTATTTCTGGACGCCGCCCACTCCAAATGACGGCCTCACCCATGTCTGAGTTTGAGAAGGCGAGTCTGATTTCGTGGGCGAGGCATCTCGCCCATGTTGGCCGCTTGCTTGATCTTGTAGATTCTGCGCTCCTGGATGTTAACCGTGACCAGGCGCTGCTATGCATCACTGTCGCACTCCTGTGTATCCAGAGGTCGCCAACCCGTCGCCCATCAAGCGAGGAGGTGCTTGAAATGCTCTCTGGTGAGGGTGAACCACCACATCTCCCAGTAGAGTTCTCACCGTCACCTCCTGGTGGGTTCCCTTTGAGATCCCGCAGGAAAGGCCGGTGA